Proteins encoded by one window of Myripristis murdjan chromosome 1, fMyrMur1.1, whole genome shotgun sequence:
- the smim14 gene encoding small integral membrane protein 14 yields the protein MAEGGFDPCECICSHEYAMRRLINLLRQSQSYCTDTECLQEMPGPSGTLGGGGDLTLPMVLMGWMVLALLLFLLRPASLRGRRPTGKPTGPHSSDGREPPAPPID from the exons ATGGCGGAGGGAGGCTTCGACCCCTGTGAGTGCATCTGCTCTCATGAGTATGCTATGAGGCGACTCATCAACCTG CTCAGGCAATCTCAGTCCtactgcacagacacagagtgcCTTCAGGAAA TGCCAGGTCCCAGTGGGACattggggggaggaggggaccTGACCCTCCCCATGGTCCTGATGGGATGGATGGTTCTGGCTttgctcctcttcctgctccgcCCAGCCAGCCTCAGAGGTCGTCGTCCCACAGGCAAACCCACTGGACCCCACAGC AGCGATGGCAGAGAACCCCCAGCACCACCTATTGACTAG
- the ugdh gene encoding UDP-glucose 6-dehydrogenase, whose translation MFQIKKVCCIGAGYVGGPTCSVIAQMCPEITVTVVDVNESRIKAWNSDTLPIYEPGLKEVVESCRGRNLFFSTDIDSAIREADLVFISVNTPTKTYGMGKGRAADLKFIEACARRIVEVSDGYKIVTEKSTVPVRAAESIRRIFDANTKPSLNLQVLSNPEFLAEGTAVRDLKEPDRVLIGGDETAEGQRAIRALCAVYEHWVPKARIITTNTWSSELSKLAANAFLAQRISSINSISALCEATGADVEEVAKAIGMDQRIGSKFLKASVGFGGSCFQKDVLNLVYLCEALNLPEVASYWQQVIDMNEYQRRRFACRIIDCLFNTVTGKKIALLGFSFKKDTGDTRESSSIYISKYLMDEGAKLFIYDPKVLKEQIIHDLSQPSISEDNPQRVSELVTVTTDPYEACQSAHALVICTEWDMFKELDYEKIYKKMLKPAFIFDGRRVLDHLHPDLQNIGFQIETIGKKVTSTRIPYTPAAVCSRISVSEPPTKKAKV comes from the exons ATGTTTCAGATAAAGAAGGTCTGTTGCATTGGTGCGGGGTACGTGGGAGGCCCAACGTGTAGTGTGATCGCTCAGATGTGCCCAGAGATCACAGTGACCGTTGTGGATGTCAATGAGTCTAGGATCAAAGCTTGGAACTCAGACACTTTGCCCATATATGAG cCCGGCCTGAAAGAGGTGGTGGAGTCATGCAGAGGGAGGAAtctgtttttctccactgacattGACTCAGCCATTAGGGAAGCTGACCTCGTCTTCATCTCT GTAAATACCCCCACCAAGACCTATGGGATGGGGAAGGGTCGTGCCGCAGACCTTAAGTTCATCGAGGCATGTGCTCGACGGATTGTGGAGGTGTCTGATGGCTACAAGATTGTCACAGAGAAGAGCACAGTCCCAGTGCGAGCAGCTGAGAGCATCCGAAGGATATTTGATGCCAACACCAAACCCAGCCTCAACCTACAA GTGCTATCCAACCCAGAGTTCCTTGCAGAAGGAACAGCAGTGCGGGATCTGAAAGAGCCAGACCGTGTCCTGATTGGTGGAGACGAGACAGCAGAAGGTCAAAGGGCGATCAGAGCACTGTGCGCCGTCTATGAACACTGGGTCCCCAAAGCACGCATCATCACCACCAATACATGGTCGTCTGAGCTCTCCAAACTG GCAGCCAATGCATTCCTGGCACAGCGAAtcagcagcatcaacagcatcagCGCTTTGTGCGAGGCCACAGGAGCCGATGTAGAGGAGGTAGCCAAGGCCATCGGCATGGACCAGAGGATAGGCAGCAAGTTCCTCAAAGCCAGCGTAG GCTTTGGTGGCAGCTGTTTCCAGAAGGATGTGCTAAATCTTGTGTACCTGTGTGAGGCCCTCAACCTCCCTGAGGTGGCCTCCTACTGGCAGCAG GTGATAGATATGAATGAGTACCAGAGGAGACGGTTTGCCTGCAGGATCATTGACTGCCTCTTCAACACCGTCACTGGGAAAAAGATCGCTCTGCTGGGCTTCTCATTCAAGAAGGACACAGGCGACACCAG GGAGTCATCCAGTATTTACATCTCTAAGTATCTGATGGATGAGGGGGCCAAGCTGTTCATCTACGACCCCAAAGTCCTTAAAGAACAAATCATCCATGACCTCTCACAGCCCAGCATCTCAGAGGACAACCCacaaagag TGTCGGAGCTGGTGACTGTGACCACAGACCCCTATGAGGCCTGCCAGAGTGCACACGCGTTGGTCATCTGCACCGAGTGGGACATGTTTAag GAGCTGGACTATGAAAAGATTtacaaaaagatgctgaaaccAGCCTTTATTTTTGATGGTCGGAGAGTGCTGGACCACCTCCACCCTGACCTGCAGAACATTGGCTTCCAG ATTGAGACCATCGGCAAGAAGGTGACATCAACACGCATCCCCTACACTCCTGCAGCTGTGTGCTCACGCATCAGCGTCAGTGAACCTCCCACCAAGAAAGCCAAAGTGTAA
- the lias gene encoding lipoyl synthase, mitochondrial encodes MALVKQSCVIAGRFSTNHLWLSPKCNSYVCVSGLTTAAKSSPIRSDRKKELLSDDGPDLQDFISGDLSERSKWAEYKGNLKREKGERLRLPPWLKTEIPIGKNYNRLKNTLRGLNLHTVCEEARCPNIGECWGGGEYATATATIMLMGDTCTRGCRFCSVKTARQPAPLDPNEPYNTAKAIAAWGLDYVVLTSVDRDDVADGGSAHFAKTVSHLKERNPQILVECLTPDFRGDLTAVERIALSGLDVYAHNVETVRELQRYVRDPRANFDQSVSVLKHAKKVNPTVLTKTSIMLGLGETDQQIRNTLTELREAGVDCLTLGQYMQPTKRHLKVEEYVTPEKFAHWEKVGNDMGFVYTASGPLVRSSYKAGEFFLKNLLEKRKAEATVAE; translated from the exons ATGGCGCTGGTCAAGCAAAGCTGTGTTATTGCTGGTCGTTTCTCCACTAATCACCTGTGGTTGAGTCCCAAATGCAACTCGTAT GTGTGTGTCAGCGGCCTGACGACAGCTGCCAAATCCTCCCCAATTCGGTCTGACAGAAAGAAGGAGTTGTTGAGTGATGACGGGCCTGATCTACAGGACTTCATCTCCGGTgacctgtcagagagaagcaAGTGGGCAGAGTACAAAGGCAatctgaagagagagaagggagaacG GCTGAGGCTTCCTCCATGGCTGAAGACAGAGATCCCAATTGGCAAGAACTACAACAGACTAAAGAATACACTTAGAGGcctcaacctgcacaca GTATGTGAGGAGGCTCGGTGTCCTAACATTGGGGAGtgctggggaggaggagagTACGCCACGGCCACAGCCACCATCATG TTGATGGGAGACACGTGTACTCGGGGGTGCAGATTCTGCTCGGTGAAGACAGCCCGCCAGCCCGCTCCTCTGGACCCGAATGAGCCCTACAATACAGCCAAGGCCATCGCTGCCTGGGGGCTGGATTATGTGGTTCTCACCTCGGTAGACAGAGACG ATGTCGCTGATGGAGGGTCGGCGCACTTTGCCAAGACAGTTTCTCACCTGAAAGAAAG AAACCCTCAGATCCTGGTTGAATGTCTGACTCCTGATTTCCGTGGCGACCTGACAGCAGTGGAGAGGATCGCTCTGTCAGGCCTGGATGTGTACGCCCACAATGTGGAAACAGTCCGTGAGCTACAGAG ATATGTTCGAGACCCCAGAGCGAACTTTGACCAGTCAGTGAGTGTGCTGAAACACGCTAAAAAGGTCAATCCCACTGTGCTCACCAAGACCTCCATCATGCTGGGGCTGGGGGAGACTGACCAACAGATAAGGAACACCTTGACGg AGCTGCGGGAGGCAGGAGTAGACTGTCTAACATTGGGTCAGTACATGCAACCCACCAAACGCCACCTCAAG GTGGAGGAATATGTGACACCAGAGAAGTTTGCCCACTGGGAGAAGGTTGGAAACGACATGGGGTTCGTCTACACTGCCAGTGGACCCCTGGTGCGATCCTCTTACAAAGCAG GAGAGTTCTTCCTGAAGAATCTGCTGGAGAAGAGAAAGGCAGAAGCCACAGTGGCAGAGTAA
- the rpl9 gene encoding large ribosomal subunit protein uL6, which produces MKTILSNQIVDIPDNVEVRLKGRTVIVKGPRGTLRREFNHINLELSLLGKKQKKLRVDKWWGNRKELATVRTICSHVQNMIKGVTVGFRYKMRSVYAHFPINVVIQESGTLVEIRNFLGEKYIRRVRMRPGVSCAVSAAQKDELVLEGNDVELVSNSAALIQQATTVKNKDIRKFLDGIYVSEKGTVVEPDQ; this is translated from the exons ATGAAGACCATTCTCAGTAACCAGATTGTCGACATCCCCGACAATG TCGAGGTGAGGCTGAAGGGGCGGACGGTGATCGTGAAGGGACCCCGCGGCACCCTGCGACGGGAGTTCAACCACATCaacctggagctcagcctgctGGGCAAGAAACAGAAGAAG CTCCGTGTGGATAAATGGTGGGGAAACAGGAAGGAGCTGGCCACAGTCCGCACCATCTGCAGCCACGTCCAGAACATGATCAAGGGAGTCACTGTG GGTTTCCGGTACAAGATGCGTTCTGTGTACGCCCATTTCCCCATCAACGTTGTCATCCAGGAGAGTGGAACTCTGGTGGAGATCAGGAACTTCCTGGGAGAGAAGTACATCCGCCGTGTCCGCATGAGGCCCG GTGTGTCATGTGCAGTCTCAGCAGCCCAGAAGGATGAGCTGGTGCTGGAGGGTAATGACGTTGAGCTTGTGTCAAACTCAG CCGCCCTGATCCAGCAGGCCACCACAGTCAAAAATAAGGATATCAGAAAGTTCTTGGACGGTATTTACGTGTCTGAGAAGGGAACAGTAGTGGAACCGGATCAGTAA